A window of Roseateles sp. XES5 genomic DNA:
GGATCCTGATGATGCCCAGTTTCTTCATCGACAGGCCGATTTTCGCCTGGGTCGTGGCGATCTTCATCATGATCGCCGGCGCCATCTCCATTCCGCTTCTGCCGATCGCGCAGTATCCGGACGTCGCGCCGCCGCAGATCTCGGTCTCGACCTCCTATGCCGGCGCGTCCTCGCAGGACACCTACCAGAGCGTCACCAAGCTCATCGAGGATGAGCTGAACGGCGTCGAGGGCATGCTCTATTTCGAATCGACCTCGAGCGCTTCGGGTTCGGCCGAAATCAACATCACCTTCGCGCCGGGCACCGATCCCTCGCAGGCCTCCGTCGACGTGCAGAACCGCATCAGCCGCGTCGAACCGCGCCTTCCCGATTCCGTGCGCCGCCAGGGCGTGCAGGTCGAGGAAGCCGGTTCCGGCTTCCTGCTGATCGTTTCGCTCACCTCCACCGACGGCTCGATGGATGCCATCAGCCTCGGCGACTACGTGAACCGCAACGTGCTTTCCGAAGTCCAGCGCGTTCCCGGCGTCGGCCGCGCGCAGCTCTTCGCCACGCAGCGCTCCATGCGCATCTGGCTCGATCCGGCCAAGATGCTCGGCCTCAACCTGACGGCCGCCGATGTCACGGCCGCCGTGCAGGCGCAGAACGCCCAGATTGCCGCCGGCAGCATCGGCGCGCAGCCGAACCCGATCACCCAGCAGATCGCGGCCCCCGTCAACATCAAGGGCCAGCTGACGACGCCGGAGGAATTCGGCGCCATCGTGCTGCGTGCGAATGCCGACGGTTCGGCCGTGCGCCTGCGTGACGTCGCGCGTATCGAAGTGGGCGGCGAGACCTATTCGTTCTCGACGCGCCTCAACGGCCAGCCGTCCGCGGCCGTCGCCGTGCAGCTGTCGCCGAGCGGCAACGCCATGGCGACCTCCGAGGCGATCAAGGCCCGCATGGACGAACTGGCGAAGTTCTTCCCGCCGGGCATCGAATATTCGATCCCCTACGACACCTCGCCCTTCGTGAAGGTGTCGATCGAGAAGGTTCTGCACACGCTGCTCGAAGCCGTCGGCCTCGTGTTCCTGGTGATGTTCCTGTTCCTGCAGGACTGGCGCTACACCCTGATCCCCACCCTGGTGGTGCCGGTGGCCCTGCTGGGCACCTTCGCCATCATGCTGGGCCTGGGTTTCTCCATCAATGTGCTGACCCTGTTCGGCATGGTGCTGGCCATCGGCATCCTGGTGGACGATGCCATCGTGGTGGTGGAGAACGTCGAGCGCATCATGAGCGAGGAGGGGCTCTCGCCCCGCGAGGCCACGCGCAAGGCCATGAGCCAGATCTCGGGCGCCATCATCGGCATCACCCTGGTGCTGATCGCGGTGTTCGTGCCCATGGCCTTCTTCGCCGGCTCGGTGGGCAATATCTACCGCCAGTTCTCGCTGGCCATGGTGGCCTCGATGGCGCTCTCGGCCCTGATGGCCCTGACCCTGACGCCGGCCCTGTGCGCCACGCTGCTCAAGCCGGTGGAAGCCGGCCACCACCACGAGAAGCGCGGCTTCTTCGGCTGGTTCAACCGCGGCTTCTCCCGCACGGCCAAGGGCTATAGCGGCACCGTCGGCTGGCTGGTCCACCGCGCCGGCCGCTT
This region includes:
- a CDS encoding efflux RND transporter permease subunit translates to MPSFFIDRPIFAWVVAIFIMIAGAISIPLLPIAQYPDVAPPQISVSTSYAGASSQDTYQSVTKLIEDELNGVEGMLYFESTSSASGSAEINITFAPGTDPSQASVDVQNRISRVEPRLPDSVRRQGVQVEEAGSGFLLIVSLTSTDGSMDAISLGDYVNRNVLSEVQRVPGVGRAQLFATQRSMRIWLDPAKMLGLNLTAADVTAAVQAQNAQIAAGSIGAQPNPITQQIAAPVNIKGQLTTPEEFGAIVLRANADGSAVRLRDVARIEVGGETYSFSTRLNGQPSAAVAVQLSPSGNAMATSEAIKARMDELAKFFPPGIEYSIPYDTSPFVKVSIEKVLHTLLEAVGLVFLVMFLFLQDWRYTLIPTLVVPVALLGTFAIMLGLGFSINVLTLFGMVLAIGILVDDAIVVVENVERIMSEEGLSPREATRKAMSQISGAIIGITLVLIAVFVPMAFFAGSVGNIYRQFSLAMVASMALSALMALTLTPALCATLLKPVEAGHHHEKRGFFGWFNRGFSRTAKGYSGTVGWLVHRAGRFMVIYLAILAGLGYMFVKLPSSFLPDEDQGFAIVMMQLPSEATGHRTDEVLTQVETIFGQEKAVNTIVGINGFSFFGAGQNAGLAFVTLKDWSERGPEDSAQAIAGRASMAMSQIKDAISFALSPPPIQGLGTTGGFSFRLQDRGGLGQQALSAATGQLIGLAAQSNVVTGVRVDGMPDAAQVNVVIDREKANTFGVTFADINSTISTNLGSTYVNDFPNSGRMQRVTVQADQNERMQVADLLNLNVRNSKGGMVPLSAFATAEWVKAPTQTVGYNGYPAMRLAGDAAPGASTGAAMAELESMVAKLPAGIGYEWTGLSREEKLSGSQATILLAFSLLAVFLCLAALYESWSIPLSVMLVVPLGLLGALLGATFRGMPNDVYFKVGLITIIGLSAKNAILIIEFAKDLQAQGKGLVEAILEAAHLRFRPIIMTSLAFILGVTPLFFASGAGSASQRAIGTGVLSGMITATVLAVLFVPVFFVFVMKLFGYGKKKEEPAPAASPAE